The Streptomonospora litoralis genome window below encodes:
- a CDS encoding ABC transporter permease, with the protein MSDSAIEARSAQAETGLSGGAGSRRWGETLHFAVRNPKLLAGAAVVLGLLLLGLVGPMAVGDEPNAYVGPQSAPPSGEYWLGTTSFGQDVWAQFVHGVRATFLVGLVGGGMAALVGMVVGFTAGYRGGLVDEVLNMITNIVLVLPALVVLIIAAAYLEARGIWLQGFFIGLTSWPWVARAVRAQTLSLATRDFVDLARMSGRRSYKIIFREIAPNMSSYLFMTFILLFGGAILIAAGLDFIGLGPTEGVSLGLMMHSAVSWSALSGGLWWWFVPPGLGITAIVGSLYIMNVGLDEVFNPRLREL; encoded by the coding sequence ATGAGCGACAGCGCGATCGAAGCACGGTCCGCACAGGCCGAGACCGGACTGTCCGGGGGAGCCGGCAGCCGCCGCTGGGGCGAGACCCTGCACTTCGCGGTGCGCAACCCCAAGCTGCTGGCCGGGGCCGCCGTCGTGCTGGGCCTGCTGCTGCTGGGTCTGGTGGGGCCCATGGCCGTCGGCGACGAGCCCAACGCCTACGTCGGCCCCCAGTCCGCCCCGCCCAGCGGCGAGTACTGGCTGGGCACCACCAGCTTCGGCCAGGACGTCTGGGCCCAGTTCGTCCACGGAGTCCGCGCCACCTTCCTGGTCGGCCTCGTCGGCGGCGGCATGGCGGCCCTGGTCGGCATGGTCGTCGGGTTCACCGCCGGCTACCGCGGCGGACTCGTCGACGAGGTCCTCAACATGATCACCAACATCGTGCTGGTGCTGCCGGCCCTGGTGGTGCTCATCATCGCCGCCGCCTACCTGGAGGCCCGCGGTATCTGGCTGCAGGGCTTCTTCATCGGGCTGACCTCCTGGCCGTGGGTGGCCCGCGCCGTGCGCGCCCAGACGCTGTCCCTGGCCACCCGCGACTTCGTCGACCTCGCCCGGATGAGCGGGCGCCGCTCCTACAAGATCATCTTCCGCGAGATCGCGCCGAACATGAGCTCCTATCTGTTCATGACCTTCATCCTGCTCTTCGGCGGCGCCATCCTCATCGCGGCCGGCCTGGACTTCATCGGCCTGGGACCGACCGAGGGCGTCTCGCTGGGGCTGATGATGCACAGCGCCGTGAGCTGGAGCGCGCTCAGCGGGGGCCTGTGGTGGTGGTTCGTCCCGCCCGGCCTCGGCATCACCGCGATCGTGGGGTCGCTCTACATCATGAACGTCGGGTTGGACGAGGTGTTCAACCCCCGGCTGAGGGAGCTCTGA
- a CDS encoding ABC transporter permease produces MRRYLARKILIYALTFVAAVSINWLIPRLMPGDPVRTMLGRGSAGDPETMQQMRDYYESVFGLDEPAWQQYINFWTSLFQGDLGISVWLFPRPVSEILLAAVPYTLALLLPSILLSWIAGNRFGAFAARSKWLDNTVLPLGYILTATPYMWLGILLAWGLGVVAGWFPTAGAYGFGTIPGWNWTFIWDLFLHWFLPFASLFLVAFGGWAIGMRNLIIYELEAEYSTYLEALGAPRKLVRRYAFRNAVLPQMTGLAVQLGTIVAGALLTEIVFGYPGLGNLILQALNNRDFFLLQGAFLFIVIGVLIANFIVDVIYVLVDPRTRTQMQGSAA; encoded by the coding sequence GTGCGCCGCTACCTCGCCAGGAAGATCCTCATCTACGCGCTGACGTTCGTCGCCGCGGTGAGCATCAACTGGCTCATCCCCAGGCTCATGCCCGGCGACCCGGTCCGCACCATGCTCGGCCGCGGATCAGCGGGCGACCCCGAGACCATGCAGCAGATGCGCGACTACTACGAGTCGGTCTTCGGCCTCGACGAGCCCGCCTGGCAGCAGTACATCAATTTCTGGACCTCGCTGTTCCAGGGCGATCTGGGCATCAGCGTGTGGCTGTTCCCCCGCCCCGTCTCCGAGATCCTGCTGGCCGCGGTGCCCTACACCCTCGCCCTGCTGCTGCCGTCCATCCTGCTGAGCTGGATCGCCGGGAACCGCTTCGGCGCCTTCGCCGCACGCAGCAAGTGGCTGGACAACACCGTACTGCCGCTGGGCTACATCCTCACCGCCACCCCCTACATGTGGCTGGGCATCCTGCTGGCCTGGGGCCTGGGCGTGGTGGCCGGCTGGTTCCCCACCGCCGGCGCCTACGGGTTCGGCACGATCCCCGGCTGGAACTGGACCTTCATCTGGGACCTGTTCCTGCACTGGTTCCTGCCGTTCGCCTCGCTGTTCCTGGTCGCGTTCGGGGGCTGGGCGATCGGCATGCGCAACCTGATCATCTACGAACTGGAGGCGGAGTACTCCACCTATCTGGAGGCGCTGGGGGCACCCCGCAAGCTCGTGCGGCGCTACGCCTTCCGCAACGCCGTCCTGCCGCAGATGACCGGCCTGGCGGTGCAGCTGGGCACCATCGTGGCCGGCGCGCTGCTGACCGAGATCGTCTTCGGCTACCCGGGGCTGGGCAACCTCATCCTGCAGGCGCTGAACAACCGCGACTTCTTCCTGCTGCAGGGCGCCTTCCTGTTCATCGTCATCGGCGTGCTGATCGCCAACTTCATCGTCGACGTCATCTACGTGCTGGTCGACCCGCGGACACGCACCCAGATGCAGGGGAGTGCCGCATGA
- a CDS encoding ABC transporter substrate-binding protein: protein MGNRLRWLSAALVVGLAAAGCTGGGDGSGGGNGYPREETLYTTGTQWGPPSTWNPIMSGSYTTGVVGYIYEPLFLYDPQQQEYIPWLAESEEWIDDSTYEVSLREGVTWSDGEAFTAEDVVFTYELAQFETVPYHNVWDYLENVEAVDEHTARFEFNDELRHQEFAYYTYSNPIVPEHLWRDRSEEQVTTGANEDPVGTGPYLYEDHSEDRQIYAKNEDWWATDALDLEVQPNYVVDIVNSSNDVTNRLLDQGDVDVSNNFLPGVDQKIQNNPNISSYYDEPPYMLSANTAWLVPNTTREPLDDPAFRKALAASIDIQKIIDGPYSNLVQAADPSGLLPVWEDYIDQELVDEHGFSYDPGEAESLLADAGYEDTDGDGMVETPDGDPVELTLMVPSGWTDWMEAARIISENAQAVGINLVEEFPDQAAMEDQRNAGEFDLVINNERQISNTPWTYYDYMFQLPVQEQQTTVNFARYENEEAWELTKELAQTPVEDKQAMQDTISEIQRIQLEEMPIIPLWYNGLWSQYNTQTWTNFPTSADDTPHHLPTTWRNYAQLGSVLMLTELEPAGG from the coding sequence ATGGGGAACCGGCTGAGATGGCTGAGTGCGGCCCTTGTGGTCGGCCTGGCCGCTGCGGGCTGCACCGGCGGCGGCGACGGCTCCGGCGGAGGCAACGGCTACCCGCGCGAGGAGACGCTGTACACGACGGGCACGCAGTGGGGCCCGCCCTCCACGTGGAACCCGATCATGAGCGGCTCCTACACCACCGGCGTGGTCGGCTACATCTACGAACCGCTCTTCCTCTACGACCCGCAGCAGCAGGAGTACATCCCCTGGCTGGCCGAGTCCGAGGAGTGGATCGACGACAGCACCTACGAGGTGAGCCTGCGCGAGGGCGTCACCTGGAGCGACGGCGAGGCGTTCACGGCCGAGGACGTCGTCTTCACCTACGAGCTCGCCCAGTTCGAGACCGTCCCCTACCACAACGTGTGGGACTACCTGGAGAACGTCGAAGCGGTCGACGAGCACACCGCCCGCTTCGAGTTCAACGACGAGCTGCGCCACCAGGAGTTCGCCTACTACACCTACTCCAACCCGATCGTGCCCGAGCACCTGTGGCGGGACCGCTCCGAAGAGCAGGTCACCACCGGCGCCAACGAGGACCCGGTCGGCACCGGCCCCTACCTGTACGAGGACCACAGCGAAGACCGCCAGATCTACGCCAAGAACGAGGACTGGTGGGCGACCGACGCGCTGGACCTAGAAGTCCAGCCGAACTACGTGGTCGACATCGTCAACTCCAGCAATGACGTCACCAACCGCCTGCTGGACCAGGGCGACGTCGACGTGAGCAACAACTTCCTGCCCGGGGTCGACCAGAAGATCCAGAACAACCCCAACATCAGCAGCTACTACGACGAGCCGCCCTACATGCTCTCGGCCAACACGGCCTGGCTGGTGCCCAACACCACCCGCGAGCCGCTGGACGACCCGGCGTTCCGCAAGGCCCTGGCCGCCTCGATCGACATCCAGAAGATCATCGACGGCCCCTACTCCAACCTGGTGCAGGCGGCCGACCCCAGCGGCCTGCTGCCGGTGTGGGAGGACTACATCGACCAGGAGCTCGTCGACGAGCACGGCTTCTCCTACGACCCCGGCGAGGCGGAGTCGCTGCTGGCCGACGCCGGCTACGAGGACACCGACGGCGACGGCATGGTGGAGACGCCCGACGGCGACCCCGTCGAGCTCACCCTCATGGTCCCCTCCGGCTGGACGGACTGGATGGAGGCCGCGCGCATCATCTCCGAGAACGCCCAGGCCGTGGGTATCAACCTCGTCGAGGAGTTCCCCGACCAGGCCGCGATGGAGGACCAGCGCAACGCCGGCGAGTTCGACCTGGTGATCAACAACGAGCGCCAGATCAGCAACACGCCCTGGACCTACTACGACTACATGTTCCAGCTGCCCGTCCAGGAGCAGCAGACCACGGTCAACTTCGCCCGCTACGAGAACGAGGAGGCCTGGGAGCTGACCAAGGAGCTCGCCCAGACTCCGGTCGAGGACAAGCAGGCGATGCAGGACACCATCTCCGAGATCCAGCGGATCCAGCTGGAGGAGATGCCCATCATCCCGCTCTGGTACAACGGCCTCTGGTCCCAGTACAACACCCAGACCTGGACCAACTTCCCCACCTCGGCGGACGACACCCCGCACCACCTGCCGACCACCTGGCGCAACTACGCCCAGCTCGGCTCGGTGCTGATGCTCACCGAACTGGAGCCCGCCGGCGGCTGA
- a CDS encoding beta-xylosidase/alpha-l-arabinosidase, with product MTPHSNLAPWQDATRPAAERAGEVLRLMTLEEKVAQLYGVWVGADGSGEGVAPHQHDLAEETPDWEQVIAHGLGHLTRPFGTAPVDPAMGVQALANSQKEIAAANRFSIPAIAHEECLSGFAAWQATVYPTPLAWGASFDPELVERMAAQIGTSMRRVGVHQGLSPVLDVSRDPRWGRTEETIGEDPYLVGTVATAYVRGLQSSGVVATLKHFVGYSASRAGRNLAPVSAGRREFADVLLPPFEMAIALGGARSVMPSYTANDGVPATGDPGLLTALLREEWGYTGTVVSDYFAVTFLETLHGTAGSAGGAAASALEAGVDIELPTLRCYGAPLLAAVRDGSVSEDHVDRAALRVLTQKCELGLLDADWTPFPAEPAADLGGSGAESGAADVDIDLDPPEHRALARRLAEESVVLLTDDRRQLPLAAGRRTAVVGPLADSTEAMLGCYSFPAHVGGSHPETPIGLEIPTLLDALRTELPGTGIDYRRGCGVDDTDTSGIAEAVAAAEEAEVCVAVVGDRAGLFGRGTSGEGCDVTDLRLPGVQQELVEAVLASGTAVVLVVMSGRPYALEGLAEGAAAAVQAFFPGEEGGPAVAGVLSGRVNPSGRLPVGLPRSSGGQPAPYLAPALGRRSEVSSVDPTALYPFGHGLSYTSFSWSDFRVQARGEGASDPAAAATDGAFTLGCTVRNTGARAGAEVVQLYLGDPIAQVSRPVRTLVGYARVELEPGQERRVEFAVSADLAAYTGADGRRVVEAGELDLSLAASCEDVRHSARVRLEGPARFVDHNRHLVSEAVVGD from the coding sequence ATGACGCCCCACTCCAACCTCGCCCCCTGGCAGGACGCCACGCGCCCTGCCGCCGAACGGGCGGGCGAGGTCCTTAGGCTCATGACCTTAGAGGAGAAGGTCGCCCAGCTCTACGGTGTCTGGGTGGGTGCCGACGGGTCCGGTGAGGGCGTCGCCCCCCACCAGCACGACCTCGCCGAGGAGACCCCCGACTGGGAGCAGGTGATCGCCCACGGCCTGGGCCACCTCACCCGCCCGTTCGGCACGGCCCCGGTCGACCCGGCGATGGGCGTGCAGGCGCTGGCCAACTCCCAGAAGGAGATCGCCGCCGCCAACCGGTTCAGCATTCCCGCCATCGCCCACGAGGAATGCCTCTCCGGCTTCGCCGCCTGGCAGGCCACCGTCTATCCGACGCCGCTGGCCTGGGGCGCGTCCTTCGATCCCGAACTGGTCGAGCGCATGGCCGCCCAGATCGGCACCTCCATGCGGCGCGTGGGCGTGCACCAGGGGCTCTCCCCGGTCCTGGACGTCAGCCGGGACCCGCGCTGGGGCCGCACCGAGGAGACCATCGGCGAGGACCCCTACCTCGTCGGCACGGTCGCCACCGCCTATGTGCGCGGTCTGCAGTCCTCGGGCGTGGTCGCCACCCTGAAGCACTTCGTCGGGTACTCCGCCTCCCGGGCCGGCCGCAACCTCGCCCCCGTCTCGGCCGGTCGCCGCGAGTTCGCCGACGTGCTGCTGCCGCCGTTCGAGATGGCGATCGCGCTGGGCGGGGCCAGGTCGGTGATGCCCTCCTACACCGCCAACGACGGTGTGCCCGCCACCGGCGACCCGGGCCTGCTCACCGCGCTGCTGCGCGAGGAGTGGGGCTACACCGGCACGGTCGTCTCCGACTACTTCGCGGTCACCTTCCTGGAGACGCTGCACGGCACCGCGGGTTCGGCCGGCGGCGCCGCCGCGTCCGCGCTGGAAGCCGGAGTCGACATCGAACTGCCCACGCTGCGCTGCTACGGCGCGCCGCTGCTGGCGGCGGTGCGCGACGGCAGCGTTTCCGAGGACCACGTCGACCGCGCCGCGCTGCGGGTGCTCACCCAGAAGTGCGAACTGGGGCTGCTCGACGCCGACTGGACCCCCTTCCCGGCCGAGCCCGCGGCAGACTTGGGCGGCTCCGGCGCCGAGTCGGGCGCCGCCGACGTCGACATCGACCTGGACCCGCCCGAGCACCGCGCGCTGGCGCGCCGCCTGGCCGAGGAGTCGGTGGTGCTGCTCACCGACGACCGCCGGCAGCTGCCGCTGGCGGCCGGGCGGCGCACGGCCGTCGTGGGGCCGCTGGCCGACTCCACCGAGGCGATGCTGGGCTGCTACTCCTTCCCGGCCCACGTCGGCGGATCCCACCCCGAGACCCCCATCGGCCTTGAGATACCCACGCTGCTCGATGCGCTGCGCACCGAGCTGCCGGGTACCGGGATCGACTACCGGCGCGGGTGCGGTGTCGACGACACCGACACCTCCGGCATCGCCGAGGCCGTCGCCGCAGCCGAGGAGGCCGAGGTCTGCGTGGCGGTCGTCGGCGACCGCGCGGGACTCTTCGGCCGGGGCACCTCGGGCGAGGGCTGCGACGTCACCGACCTGCGGCTGCCCGGCGTGCAGCAGGAACTGGTCGAGGCGGTACTGGCCTCCGGCACCGCGGTGGTGCTGGTGGTGATGAGCGGTCGGCCCTATGCGCTGGAAGGGCTCGCCGAGGGCGCGGCTGCGGCGGTGCAGGCGTTCTTCCCCGGCGAGGAGGGCGGCCCGGCGGTCGCCGGCGTACTCTCCGGGCGGGTCAATCCCAGCGGCCGGCTGCCCGTGGGACTGCCGCGGAGCAGCGGCGGCCAGCCCGCGCCCTATCTCGCCCCGGCGCTGGGGCGCCGCAGCGAGGTCAGCTCGGTCGATCCCACGGCGCTCTACCCGTTCGGGCACGGCCTCTCCTACACCTCCTTCTCGTGGTCGGACTTCCGCGTCCAGGCGCGGGGCGAGGGCGCAAGCGACCCCGCGGCCGCAGCCACCGACGGCGCCTTCACCCTGGGCTGCACGGTGCGCAACACGGGAGCGCGCGCCGGCGCCGAGGTCGTCCAGCTCTACCTGGGCGATCCCATCGCCCAGGTGAGCCGGCCGGTGCGCACCCTGGTCGGATACGCACGCGTGGAGCTGGAACCCGGCCAGGAGCGCCGGGTGGAGTTCGCGGTCTCGGCCGACCTGGCCGCCTACACCGGGGCCGACGGACGGCGCGTGGTCGAGGCGGGCGAGCTCGACCTGTCGCTGGCGGCCTCCTGCGAGGACGTCCGGCACAGCGCGCGGGTGCGCCTGGAGGGCCCGGCGCGCTTCGTCGACCACAACCGCCACCTGGTGAGCGAGGCCGTCGTCGGCGATTGA